In a genomic window of Occallatibacter riparius:
- a CDS encoding GAF domain-containing protein, whose protein sequence is MQQSYESREAARVLGVDEIASLYEEGKPADTLMNVVALIASRFNTDVCSTYLLEPDRSNLVMAATVGLHPRCIGTLRMPLHEGLAGLVAEHVMPVAVPDARNHPRFKYFKESGEEEYRSFLGVPLIDRGVLQGVLVVQTKEARTFGDEEIQ, encoded by the coding sequence ATGCAGCAGTCTTACGAATCCAGGGAAGCCGCCCGGGTGCTGGGCGTGGATGAAATTGCGAGCTTGTATGAGGAGGGCAAGCCCGCGGATACGCTGATGAACGTGGTGGCGCTGATTGCGTCGCGGTTCAACACGGACGTGTGCTCGACGTATCTGCTGGAGCCGGACCGGTCGAATTTGGTGATGGCGGCGACGGTGGGGCTGCATCCGCGGTGCATTGGAACTCTGCGCATGCCGCTGCACGAGGGCCTGGCGGGGCTGGTGGCGGAGCATGTGATGCCGGTGGCCGTGCCGGATGCGCGGAATCATCCGCGGTTCAAGTACTTCAAGGAGTCGGGCGAGGAGGAGTACCGGTCGTTCCTGGGAGTGCCGCTGATCGATCGCGGAGTGCTGCAGGGCGTGCTGGTGGTGCAGACGAAGGAAGCCCGGACATTTGGGGACGAAGAGATCCAGTAG
- a CDS encoding hemolysin family protein: protein MTLTALLAILALALLEILASYISRVYAEFGKILSREVQDNLDAWEELIEPHIGLTREHAALSAAVAQQLALCGIAIVFTDLLFDRAFNVARATPGEFVQAALGVILVVVFCNQFIPWLLFERTEGRWPRRLMWPIRLLLWAVTPITVVIRFFFSLAALAEPPAADEEEGSVDVEALLEAGEEEGILEETDRELVRSAVEFGDVLVKEVMTPRPQVFAVKDTTTLEQFLVELKEHNFSRVPVYAGTLDNITGIAFAHDLLQIADLDARTRTVASIQRPAAFVPETKKGYELLREMQREKQHMRIVIDEYGGVAGLVTIEDLLEQIVGEIRDEHDVEAPKENPQREETGAWVVPGSFPVNELHGLFGNGFQVPEEYEAATVGGLVSEIEGRIPLAGEVVELTSSGLRMEVVASTDRRIDRVRVFPPVHEEDTASPRPAETHE from the coding sequence ATGACCCTGACCGCCCTCCTCGCCATCCTCGCCCTCGCTCTCCTCGAGATCCTGGCCTCCTACATCAGCCGCGTCTACGCCGAATTCGGCAAGATCCTCTCCCGCGAAGTTCAGGACAACCTCGACGCCTGGGAAGAGCTCATCGAGCCCCACATCGGCCTCACTCGCGAGCACGCCGCCCTCTCCGCAGCCGTCGCGCAGCAACTCGCTCTCTGCGGCATCGCCATCGTCTTCACCGATCTCCTCTTCGACCGCGCCTTCAACGTAGCCCGCGCCACTCCCGGCGAATTTGTGCAGGCCGCGCTCGGCGTCATCCTAGTCGTCGTCTTCTGCAACCAGTTCATCCCCTGGCTCCTGTTTGAACGCACCGAGGGCCGCTGGCCGCGCCGCCTCATGTGGCCCATCCGCTTGCTGCTCTGGGCCGTAACCCCCATCACCGTCGTCATCCGCTTCTTCTTCTCGCTCGCCGCCCTGGCCGAGCCGCCCGCCGCCGACGAAGAAGAAGGCTCCGTTGACGTCGAAGCCCTCCTTGAAGCCGGCGAGGAAGAAGGCATCCTCGAAGAGACCGACCGCGAGCTCGTCCGCTCCGCCGTCGAATTCGGAGACGTACTCGTCAAGGAAGTTATGACCCCCCGCCCCCAGGTCTTCGCCGTTAAAGACACCACCACCCTTGAGCAGTTCCTGGTCGAGCTCAAGGAGCACAACTTCTCCCGCGTCCCCGTTTACGCCGGTACACTCGACAACATCACCGGCATCGCCTTCGCCCACGACCTGCTCCAGATAGCCGACCTCGACGCCCGCACCCGCACCGTCGCCTCCATCCAGCGCCCCGCCGCCTTCGTTCCCGAAACCAAAAAGGGATACGAGCTCCTCCGCGAGATGCAGCGCGAAAAGCAGCACATGCGCATCGTCATCGACGAGTACGGCGGCGTCGCCGGCCTCGTCACCATCGAAGACCTCCTCGAGCAGATCGTCGGCGAAATCCGCGACGAGCATGACGTCGAAGCACCCAAAGAAAACCCGCAGCGTGAAGAGACCGGCGCCTGGGTCGTCCCCGGCAGCTTCCCCGTCAACGAGCTCCACGGCCTCTTCGGCAACGGCTTCCAGGTCCCCGAGGAATACGAAGCCGCCACCGTCGGCGGCCTGGTCAGCGAGATTGAAGGCCGCATCCCCCTTGCCGGCGAAGTCGTCGAGCTAACCAGCTCCGGCCTGCGCATGGAAGTCGTCGCCTCCACCGATCGCCGCATCGACCGCGTCCGCGTCTTCCCGCCGGTCCACGAAGAAGACACCGCCAGTCCCCGTCCCGCGGAAACCCACGAATAG
- a CDS encoding sodium-translocating pyrophosphatase, producing the protein MALLGTVALLPAFAGAQEKAGGGEANLVLPDLSSVSFLGMTGHALLTVGLLFCVGGLLFGLAIYVQLKNLPVHRTMRDISELIYETCKTYLFTQGKFILLLWAFIAVIIALYFGVLAPVGNVGVTLPIILLFSLVGIAGSYGVAWFGIRVNTFANSRTAFAGLRGKPYPCYAIPLKAGMSIGMALISVELLIMLFILLFIPGNYAGPCFIGFAIGESLGAAALRIAGGIFTKIADIGSDLMKIVFKIKEDDARNPGVIADCTGDNAGDSVGPSADGFETYGVTGVALITFILLAVHDQKTQVQLLVWIFVMRVAMLLSSAGAYFLNSAIAKAKYANADEMDFEHPLTTLVWLTSVVSIVLTYIVSYELIRDMGDGTIWWKLASIISCGTLAGALIPEFVKVFTSTKSAHVKEVVTSAQEGGASLGILSGFVAGNFSGYWLGLCMVALMGTGYYFSMGIPSGPAGLMLAPAVFAFGLVAFGFLGMGPVTIAVDSYGPVTDNAQSVYELSLIENVPNIEAELKKDFGFAANFEAAKHWLEANDGAGNTFKATAKPVLIGTAVVGATTMIFSIIMALTDGLTHSVENLSLLHAPFMLGLITGGAVIYWFTGASTQAVSTGAYRAVEFIKANIKLEGVEKASVTDSKKVVEICTVYAQKGMFNIFLGVFFATLAFAFFEPYFFIGYLISIAIFGLYQAIFMANAGGAWDNAKKVVEVDLKQKGTPLHDATVIGDTVGDPFKDTSSVAMNPVIKFTTLFGLLAVELAQTLSGDKMTMKLILAVAFFLVSMFFVRKSFYGMRIQSK; encoded by the coding sequence ATGGCGCTTCTGGGTACGGTTGCATTGCTCCCGGCGTTTGCCGGTGCGCAGGAAAAGGCCGGTGGCGGAGAAGCCAACCTGGTACTGCCTGATCTGTCGAGCGTGAGTTTTCTGGGGATGACCGGGCATGCGCTGCTGACGGTCGGATTGCTGTTCTGCGTGGGCGGACTGCTGTTCGGCCTGGCGATTTATGTGCAGTTGAAGAACCTTCCAGTGCATCGCACGATGCGCGACATCTCCGAACTGATCTACGAGACCTGCAAGACCTATCTGTTCACGCAGGGCAAGTTCATCCTTCTCCTATGGGCTTTCATTGCGGTCATTATCGCTTTGTATTTCGGCGTTCTGGCTCCGGTGGGAAATGTTGGCGTGACGCTGCCCATCATCCTTCTGTTCAGCCTTGTCGGTATCGCGGGCAGCTACGGCGTGGCGTGGTTCGGCATTCGCGTGAACACGTTTGCCAACTCGCGCACTGCGTTTGCGGGACTGCGCGGCAAGCCGTATCCGTGCTATGCGATTCCGCTGAAGGCCGGCATGAGCATCGGCATGGCGCTCATTTCGGTTGAACTGCTGATCATGCTGTTCATCCTGCTGTTTATTCCGGGGAACTATGCAGGTCCGTGCTTCATCGGCTTCGCTATCGGCGAATCGCTGGGCGCGGCGGCGCTGCGTATTGCGGGCGGTATCTTCACCAAGATCGCCGACATCGGATCGGATCTGATGAAGATTGTCTTCAAGATCAAGGAAGACGATGCGCGTAACCCGGGCGTGATCGCAGACTGCACGGGCGACAACGCAGGCGACTCGGTTGGACCGAGCGCGGACGGATTCGAAACGTACGGCGTGACAGGCGTGGCGCTGATCACGTTCATCCTGCTGGCGGTACACGACCAGAAGACGCAGGTGCAGTTGCTGGTGTGGATCTTCGTGATGCGCGTGGCTATGCTGCTGTCGAGCGCGGGTGCGTACTTCCTGAACAGCGCGATCGCCAAGGCGAAATATGCCAATGCCGATGAGATGGACTTTGAGCATCCGCTGACCACGCTGGTATGGCTTACGTCGGTTGTCTCCATCGTGCTCACGTACATCGTGTCTTACGAACTGATCCGCGACATGGGCGATGGAACGATCTGGTGGAAGCTGGCTTCGATCATCTCGTGCGGAACGCTGGCGGGCGCGCTGATTCCAGAATTTGTGAAGGTGTTCACATCGACGAAATCGGCGCACGTAAAGGAAGTGGTGACGTCGGCGCAGGAAGGCGGAGCTTCGCTGGGAATTCTGTCGGGCTTTGTGGCCGGCAACTTCTCCGGCTACTGGCTGGGCTTGTGCATGGTTGCGCTGATGGGCACTGGGTACTACTTCAGCATGGGCATTCCTTCGGGGCCGGCCGGATTGATGCTGGCTCCGGCAGTGTTCGCGTTCGGACTGGTGGCGTTCGGGTTCCTGGGTATGGGCCCGGTGACGATCGCGGTCGACTCGTATGGGCCGGTGACGGACAACGCGCAGTCGGTGTACGAGCTGTCGCTGATCGAAAATGTGCCGAACATTGAAGCCGAGCTGAAGAAGGACTTCGGTTTTGCGGCGAACTTTGAAGCTGCGAAGCACTGGCTGGAAGCCAACGATGGCGCGGGCAACACGTTCAAGGCGACGGCGAAGCCGGTGCTGATTGGAACGGCGGTGGTGGGCGCGACCACGATGATCTTCTCGATCATCATGGCGCTGACCGATGGCCTGACGCACAGCGTTGAGAACCTCTCGCTGCTGCATGCTCCGTTCATGCTGGGCTTGATCACGGGCGGCGCGGTGATCTACTGGTTCACGGGCGCGTCAACGCAGGCCGTGTCCACGGGTGCTTATCGCGCGGTGGAGTTCATCAAGGCCAACATCAAGCTGGAAGGCGTGGAGAAAGCGTCGGTTACGGACTCGAAGAAGGTGGTTGAGATCTGCACGGTCTATGCGCAGAAGGGCATGTTCAACATCTTTCTCGGCGTGTTCTTCGCGACGCTCGCTTTCGCGTTCTTCGAGCCGTACTTCTTTATTGGCTACCTGATCTCGATCGCGATCTTCGGCTTGTACCAGGCCATCTTCATGGCCAATGCCGGCGGTGCATGGGACAACGCTAAGAAGGTTGTGGAAGTCGACCTGAAGCAGAAGGGCACTCCGCTGCACGATGCAACCGTGATTGGTGACACCGTGGGCGATCCGTTCAAGGACACGTCGTCGGTGGCCATGAACCCGGTGATCAAGTTCACAACGCTGTTCGGGCTGCTGGCGGTGGAGCTTGCACAGACCCTCAGTGGCGATAAGATGACAATGAAACTGATCCTGGCAGTTGCGTTCTTCCTAGTGTCAATGTTCTTCGTCAGGAAGTCGTTCTATGGAATGAGGATTCAGTCGAAGTAA
- a CDS encoding right-handed parallel beta-helix repeat-containing protein, translating into MIPRLCSPACLGALVSLCLLAGPAQGSAQQFTQFFAVDCSNPAAQFPTISSALAAATDGTSIWVPPGQTCTENVTIGYLRNIAIGTDWAQTFNLNGSLTIQSSQTIEIQGMVVTNPHGDGINVNNSTDVSFTFVQSVNNSGMGLAIATSNVTIGGAGAFSNNGGRGINAGNNSLLSVVAWGGNVDISNNVDKGINLDRSVMMAFGTMTITNTHAQSDSTTPTGSGIAEFGGAKAGLFALFGPVTITGNEGGGILLWESSEISTGGNTTWAPYLETIQANGPFGISSEFGGSLTVIGGVTISDHTTAGISLYGNSQAAVLYSNNQISHNGTGTDSHRAGILVEQGSQLYLTDAIIRNNGGPGVLGLTHATLDIEGSNFSSNAGGAVACDKSSVLETDLPHPVLGSANSCTVSTPGKLHAHGAFSMNVPDWKGMKAHSLKVNRMITSHRRPSFALPK; encoded by the coding sequence ATGATCCCTCGGCTTTGTTCGCCTGCGTGCCTCGGCGCACTCGTTTCTCTCTGCCTTCTTGCTGGCCCAGCTCAAGGCTCAGCACAGCAGTTCACCCAGTTTTTTGCAGTCGACTGCTCCAATCCTGCAGCGCAGTTTCCCACCATCAGTTCCGCTCTCGCGGCAGCCACTGACGGAACCTCAATCTGGGTCCCGCCAGGACAAACCTGCACCGAGAATGTGACCATCGGCTATCTCCGCAACATCGCCATCGGCACCGACTGGGCGCAAACCTTCAACCTCAATGGAAGTCTCACCATCCAGTCCTCGCAAACCATTGAAATCCAGGGAATGGTCGTGACCAACCCCCACGGCGACGGTATCAACGTCAACAACAGCACTGACGTCTCATTCACCTTCGTTCAGAGTGTGAATAACTCCGGCATGGGACTGGCAATCGCAACATCCAATGTCACCATAGGTGGCGCAGGTGCCTTCAGCAACAACGGAGGCAGGGGAATCAATGCCGGGAATAACTCTCTTCTCTCCGTGGTCGCCTGGGGCGGAAATGTCGACATCAGCAACAACGTCGACAAAGGCATCAACCTCGATCGCTCCGTCATGATGGCATTCGGAACCATGACCATCACCAATACGCACGCCCAGTCGGACAGCACCACTCCCACCGGCTCCGGGATCGCCGAATTCGGCGGCGCCAAGGCGGGACTCTTCGCCCTCTTTGGCCCCGTGACCATCACCGGCAACGAGGGCGGCGGAATCCTGCTCTGGGAGTCCTCCGAAATCTCCACCGGCGGCAACACCACCTGGGCACCCTACCTCGAGACCATTCAGGCAAATGGTCCTTTCGGCATCTCTTCGGAGTTCGGCGGGAGCTTGACCGTCATCGGTGGCGTCACCATCTCTGATCACACCACCGCAGGCATCAGCCTCTATGGCAACAGCCAGGCAGCCGTCCTCTACAGCAACAATCAGATCTCCCACAACGGCACCGGCACCGACAGCCATCGCGCCGGAATCCTCGTCGAACAGGGTTCGCAACTCTACCTCACCGATGCCATCATCAGGAACAATGGCGGCCCCGGCGTTCTCGGCCTGACGCACGCCACCCTCGACATCGAAGGCTCGAACTTCAGCTCCAATGCCGGTGGTGCCGTCGCCTGCGATAAATCCTCGGTCCTCGAAACCGACCTGCCTCACCCGGTACTCGGCTCCGCAAACTCCTGCACAGTCTCCACTCCCGGCAAGCTTCACGCTCATGGCGCATTCAGCATGAATGTGCCTGACTGGAAGGGCATGAAAGCCCACTCCCTCAAAGTGAACCGGATGATTACTTCACATCGCCGGCCCTCATTCGCTCTTCCGAAATAA
- the ybeY gene encoding rRNA maturation RNase YbeY, with product MDPDSRPSTKSGPPSPESRKAELATRLPSVRTLNAFLREAQSAVRLKGAVSVLLTTDPAIRKLNRDFRHKNKATDVLSFPADPLPGLRPTDQPAGDLAVSIDTARTQAAGQGHPLSTEIKVLILHGLLHLAGYDHETDTGQMARRERTLRAQLNLPLGLIERTITPQKVAPPRKAAPVSRPAVARVSSPVASKSPKKRRQK from the coding sequence TTGGACCCCGACTCCCGGCCCTCCACGAAATCGGGTCCACCCTCGCCTGAATCCCGCAAAGCCGAACTTGCCACCCGCCTGCCATCCGTGCGCACCCTGAACGCCTTCCTCCGCGAAGCCCAATCCGCCGTCCGCCTCAAAGGCGCGGTGAGCGTCCTCCTCACGACCGACCCCGCCATCCGCAAACTTAACCGCGACTTCCGCCACAAGAACAAGGCGACCGACGTCCTCTCCTTCCCCGCCGACCCCCTCCCCGGTCTCCGACCCACCGATCAACCCGCCGGCGACCTGGCCGTCAGCATCGATACGGCACGTACCCAAGCCGCCGGCCAGGGCCACCCCCTTTCTACCGAAATCAAGGTCCTCATCCTCCACGGCCTCCTCCACCTCGCCGGCTACGACCACGAAACCGACACCGGCCAGATGGCCCGCCGCGAGCGCACCCTGCGCGCCCAGCTCAACCTCCCCCTCGGCCTCATCGAACGCACCATCACGCCACAAAAAGTAGCGCCGCCGCGAAAAGCAGCGCCCGTCTCCCGACCGGCTGTAGCGCGGGTGTCTTCACCGGTGGCATCGAAGTCACCAAAGAAGAGGCGGCAAAAATGA
- a CDS encoding GNAT family N-acetyltransferase, with protein MPETHAILTSWQPVPLPRREPMQGRTVTLEPLDASRHAAALWNAVRDHDEVWQWLFEGPYANEAAFTADIEAKQRATDRIYYAIIPATTGTAAGFASYLRMEPTHGVIEVGNILLSPALQRTTAATEAMYLMGRHIFDLGYRRYEWKCNALNEPSRRAAQRLGFTFEGIFRQHMVVKGRNRNTAWFAMLDHEWPARKQAFESWLDVRNFDSNGSQHQGLLAVASGLDV; from the coding sequence ATGCCCGAAACTCACGCCATCCTCACGAGCTGGCAGCCCGTTCCCCTGCCCCGCCGCGAGCCCATGCAGGGCCGCACCGTCACACTTGAGCCTCTCGACGCATCACGTCACGCGGCGGCCCTCTGGAACGCCGTGCGGGACCACGACGAGGTATGGCAGTGGCTCTTCGAAGGCCCCTACGCCAACGAAGCCGCCTTCACGGCCGACATCGAGGCCAAGCAGCGCGCGACGGACCGCATCTACTACGCCATCATTCCCGCCACCACAGGAACCGCCGCCGGCTTCGCCAGCTATCTGCGCATGGAACCGACTCACGGCGTCATCGAAGTCGGCAACATCCTGCTCTCGCCCGCGCTGCAGCGCACCACCGCCGCCACGGAAGCCATGTACCTCATGGGCCGCCACATCTTCGATCTCGGCTACCGCCGCTATGAATGGAAATGCAACGCGCTGAACGAGCCGAGTCGCCGCGCCGCCCAGCGCCTCGGCTTCACCTTTGAAGGCATCTTCCGCCAGCACATGGTCGTCAAAGGCCGCAACCGCAACACCGCCTGGTTCGCCATGCTCGACCACGAATGGCCCGCAAGAAAGCAGGCCTTCGAATCGTGGCTCGATGTCCGCAACTTCGACTCAAACGGCAGTCAGCACCAAGGCTTGCTAGCGGTGGCCAGCGGCCTCGACGTGTAG
- a CDS encoding TlpA disulfide reductase family protein, with product MKSSRICSAVLFLAVAPALPAQVAQEGGDAIALLESVAKAYASGTDSFRIESIIDSTTLTELRHDWNRTYRTAIKGSGNLYRIEVRTGFGSYVQLSDRTNEWVYQVETNAYIKRPVPADWPKFPKVMDMGFNEMRQAWQQQQWLEETALGYKRARMLPEETLVIDTHRYPCFVVRASSDDSIHSHDKEFHEEVTFWIDKQTHAFRKILRDADSYVMVTPKLHIPMRTETTEIFPVVDFGPQSAPEEFRFTPPADAKEVASLEPDWGGPPPEHPKAQMVGQMAPDVTLAGPDGKKVALSSFRGKPVLIDFWATWCGPCLLSMPSIGRIYADAKGSGLTAVSVDENSNAEDGAVYFERHHYAWPNFHDNEKAIQKAFKGEGVPLTVLLDAQGKIVYYDFGGDEAGLRGAIAGLGPEFASLSDAGTKAPESARKR from the coding sequence ATGAAATCGAGTCGGATATGTTCGGCTGTACTGTTCCTGGCTGTTGCTCCGGCGCTGCCCGCACAAGTTGCGCAAGAAGGCGGCGACGCCATCGCGCTGTTGGAGAGTGTCGCCAAGGCCTATGCGAGTGGGACCGATTCATTCCGGATTGAATCAATCATCGACAGTACAACACTGACGGAGTTGCGTCACGACTGGAACCGGACGTATCGGACTGCCATCAAGGGAAGCGGGAATCTGTACCGAATCGAAGTGCGTACGGGCTTTGGCTCCTATGTGCAACTTTCGGATCGCACGAATGAGTGGGTGTACCAAGTGGAGACGAATGCATATATCAAGCGTCCTGTGCCTGCCGATTGGCCGAAGTTTCCGAAGGTGATGGACATGGGCTTTAACGAGATGCGGCAGGCCTGGCAGCAGCAGCAATGGCTTGAAGAAACGGCGCTCGGCTACAAGCGGGCCAGGATGCTGCCGGAAGAGACCCTGGTGATCGATACACATCGCTATCCGTGTTTTGTGGTGCGAGCCAGCAGCGATGACTCAATTCACAGTCACGACAAGGAATTTCACGAGGAGGTCACGTTCTGGATCGATAAACAGACCCATGCCTTTCGGAAGATCCTACGCGATGCCGACTCGTACGTGATGGTGACGCCTAAGCTGCATATCCCCATGCGTACCGAGACGACGGAGATTTTTCCGGTGGTGGATTTCGGCCCGCAGAGCGCGCCGGAGGAGTTTCGGTTTACACCGCCAGCGGACGCCAAGGAGGTGGCGAGCCTGGAGCCGGATTGGGGTGGCCCTCCGCCTGAGCATCCCAAGGCGCAAATGGTTGGGCAGATGGCGCCGGATGTCACCCTTGCAGGGCCGGATGGAAAGAAGGTGGCGCTGAGCTCGTTTCGAGGGAAGCCTGTGCTGATCGATTTCTGGGCTACCTGGTGCGGACCTTGTTTGCTGTCGATGCCTTCGATCGGCAGGATCTACGCGGACGCCAAGGGATCGGGGTTGACGGCTGTGAGCGTGGATGAGAACAGCAACGCGGAGGACGGCGCCGTTTACTTTGAACGCCATCACTATGCGTGGCCGAACTTCCACGACAATGAGAAGGCGATTCAGAAGGCTTTCAAAGGCGAGGGAGTCCCGCTGACCGTTCTGCTGGACGCGCAGGGGAAGATTGTCTATTACGACTTCGGCGGGGATGAGGCGGGGCTGCGCGGCGCCATTGCCGGATTGGGGCCCGAGTTTGCTTCGCTGTCGGATGCGGGAACGAAGGCTCCTGAGTCGGCTAGAAAGCGATAG
- a CDS encoding PhoH family protein, whose translation MKIALEITPNLEPLFGTRDENLRLMEDSLGVRIDLRSDAVHVEGPESGVNRVRGVFQDFETLRRQGINPHNGELNGMLRMVVADPSVTLKSLADSGKARSAGVKRTVQPRSVNQRKYVEAIEQNDMVFGVGPAGTGKTYLAVAMAVSAMNAKKVSRIVLVRPAVEAGEKLGFLPGSLQEKVDPYLRPLYDALYDLLDPEKVDKMLEKNVIEVAPLAFMRGRTLNDAFIIMDEAQNTTIEQMKMFLTRLGNNSRAVITGDITQIDLPNPRKSGLVDAINVLEGVEGIRFCHFEDSDVVRHALVQRIVRAYDAAKPQQQELPLNMGETYDQPAQPREPRTQQSVKPQ comes from the coding sequence TTGAAGATCGCTCTTGAGATCACCCCAAACCTTGAGCCCCTGTTCGGGACCCGCGATGAAAACCTCAGGTTGATGGAAGATTCTCTTGGCGTCCGGATCGATCTCCGCTCCGACGCCGTACACGTGGAAGGTCCGGAATCGGGCGTAAACCGCGTCCGGGGCGTGTTTCAGGACTTCGAAACCCTCCGCCGCCAGGGCATCAATCCCCACAACGGCGAGTTGAACGGCATGCTTCGGATGGTGGTCGCTGACCCCTCCGTCACTCTTAAGTCACTGGCGGACAGCGGCAAGGCTCGCTCGGCGGGCGTCAAGCGCACCGTCCAGCCCCGCTCCGTCAACCAGCGGAAATACGTCGAGGCCATCGAGCAGAACGACATGGTCTTCGGCGTCGGCCCCGCCGGCACCGGAAAAACCTATCTTGCCGTCGCCATGGCCGTAAGCGCCATGAACGCCAAAAAGGTCAGCCGCATCGTGCTCGTCCGCCCCGCCGTCGAAGCCGGCGAAAAACTCGGCTTCCTCCCCGGCTCCCTCCAGGAAAAGGTCGACCCCTACCTGCGCCCGCTCTACGACGCCCTCTACGACCTCCTCGACCCCGAAAAGGTCGACAAGATGCTCGAGAAGAACGTCATTGAGGTGGCCCCCCTCGCCTTCATGCGCGGCCGCACCCTCAACGACGCCTTCATCATCATGGACGAGGCCCAGAACACCACCATCGAGCAGATGAAGATGTTCCTCACCCGCCTCGGCAACAACTCCCGTGCGGTCATCACCGGCGACATCACCCAGATCGACCTGCCCAACCCGCGCAAGTCCGGCCTGGTCGACGCCATCAACGTCCTCGAAGGCGTGGAAGGCATCAGGTTCTGCCATTTCGAAGACTCCGACGTCGTGCGCCACGCCCTCGTGCAGCGCATCGTCCGCGCCTACGACGCCGCCAAACCCCAGCAACAGGAACTCCCCCTCAACATGGGCGAGACCTACGACCAGCCAGCGCAACCCCGCGAACCCCGAACCCAGCAGTCGGTTAAGCCTCAGTAA